GGTTTTCGAACACTCTAAAGCTGAAAGTATCTGAACCGTTATGAACATCCGCATTAATGAACAATCTGTCAGCATGACACCCCCCTGCAGCCTGGCCGGGGCAGCGCAGCAGTTTAAACCCGGCGCCGATCTGCTGATCCTGAACGGTTTTCCCGCTGAACCGGAAACGCTGCTGCAGGAGGGGGACCAGCTGTTCCTGATCAAACGGGGGGAGCAGCCGTCAGCCGATGAGCTGGAGGCGTTGATGGCAGCCCGCCACACCCCCGGCATCCATGCCCGCCTGAAACAGGCCTGTGTCGGTATTGCCGGTGCGGGCGGCCTCGGTTCGGCCGTGGCGGTTGCCCTGGCGCGGATCGGGGTCGGCCGCCTGATCATTGCCGACTTCGACCTGGTCGAGCCGTCCAACCTGAACCGCCAGCAGTATTTCATCGACCAGATTGGCCTCTACAAGGTGGCGGCGCTGACGCAGAACCTGCAGCGGATCAACCCCTATATCAGCGTCGAGCCGCATCAGGCCCTGCTGGGGCCGGACAATATCCCGCAGCTGTTTGCCCCCTGCTCCGTGGTGGTGGAGGCCTTTGACCGGGCCGACATGAAGGCGATGCTGGTGGACACGGTGCTTTCCTGCCTGCCGGGCTGTTGCGTGGTGGCAGCATCAGGGGTGGCAGGCTATGACGACAACAACAGCATCACCACCCGCAGGATCTCATCAAGGCTGTATCTGGTGGGTGACGGCGTGTCGGAGGCCCAACCGGGCAACGGCCTGATGGCCCCCAGGGTGGCCATTGCCGCCGGTCATCAGGCAAATCAGGTGGTACGGATCATCCTGGGAGAGCGATCATGAGCAGAATAGCCGTGGCCATGAGCGGCGGGGTCGATTCCTCGGTGGTTGCCGCACTGCTGCAACAGCAGGGGCATGAGGTAATCGGCATCACCATGCAGTTGTTCGAACCGTGCAGCAGCGGCCCCGGCACCCCGGCCCACGATGGCGCCCAGGTGGCGGCACAGCTGGGGATTCCCCATCACCTGCTGCGGCTGGAACCGCAGTTTCGCGACCTGATCATCGACAACTTTATCGACCAGTACCGCCAGGGGCAGACCCCCAACCCCTGTATCCTCTGCAACCGCCTGATCAAGTTCGGCCTGTTGCTGGAACAGGCGCGGGAGCTGGGGGCCGAACTGCTGGCAACCGGCCACTACGTCCGCAGGACCGTTGGCCCGGACGGCCTCTGCCATCTGCGGACAGCAGCCAACCAGGCCAAGGACCAGTCCTACTTCCTGTACTCCCTGTCACAGCAACAGCTGCGTCAAGTGATCTTTCCGCTGGGGGAGATCGCCAGCAAGGATGAGGTCCGCAGCCTGGCCACCGGTTTTGGCCT
Above is a window of Trichlorobacter lovleyi SZ DNA encoding:
- the thiF gene encoding sulfur carrier protein ThiS adenylyltransferase ThiF, producing MNIRINEQSVSMTPPCSLAGAAQQFKPGADLLILNGFPAEPETLLQEGDQLFLIKRGEQPSADELEALMAARHTPGIHARLKQACVGIAGAGGLGSAVAVALARIGVGRLIIADFDLVEPSNLNRQQYFIDQIGLYKVAALTQNLQRINPYISVEPHQALLGPDNIPQLFAPCSVVVEAFDRADMKAMLVDTVLSCLPGCCVVAASGVAGYDDNNSITTRRISSRLYLVGDGVSEAQPGNGLMAPRVAIAAGHQANQVVRIILGERS
- the mnmA gene encoding tRNA 2-thiouridine(34) synthase MnmA, with the translated sequence MSRIAVAMSGGVDSSVVAALLQQQGHEVIGITMQLFEPCSSGPGTPAHDGAQVAAQLGIPHHLLRLEPQFRDLIIDNFIDQYRQGQTPNPCILCNRLIKFGLLLEQARELGAELLATGHYVRRTVGPDGLCHLRTAANQAKDQSYFLYSLSQQQLRQVIFPLGEIASKDEVRSLATGFGLAVATKGDSQEVCFIPNDDYAAFLEQQGIKASPGNIVHIGGQVLGRHSGTHRYTIGQRKGLGIGWSEPLYVLEIDSSRNLIVVGEQQHLLKAGLIGADISWIIPPPATSFNTTCKIRYRHQPVPCRVELLADDQCRVLFDEAQRSVTPGQFVVFYQDDQVLGGGRIQAACTAEQP